A single region of the Bacillota bacterium genome encodes:
- a CDS encoding DUF3991 domain-containing protein: protein MYGHQQVQLARRIDLVDYLTERGFNLIPEGKQFRVAGYGGLIITGNTWYWHSVGIGGNAIDFLMQFFGMGFAQAVDELLRNDSPFGATSSPAPHTETSAPKHCFQPLHPSAHSRRVLKHLVQHRGLPIRLVAEVMRDGLLYSDNKCNAVFPCLDSNGQMRGAVLCGSNPNRPFKGMAAGSDSSYGWLWAPKSPSTLTTVTESPIDAMSLAVLRPLVRAGHLLSLNGLRWQTLTRFLVSRVT from the coding sequence TTGTATGGGCATCAGCAGGTGCAGCTTGCCCGCCGGATTGACTTGGTGGATTATCTGACCGAACGTGGCTTCAATCTCATTCCTGAGGGTAAGCAGTTCAGGGTCGCAGGATATGGAGGCCTCATTATCACTGGCAACACATGGTACTGGCATTCGGTAGGCATTGGTGGCAACGCGATCGACTTCCTGATGCAGTTTTTCGGCATGGGATTCGCACAGGCCGTGGACGAGTTGCTCCGAAACGATTCCCCTTTCGGTGCCACTTCGTCACCAGCTCCCCACACGGAGACTTCCGCGCCGAAGCATTGTTTCCAGCCACTGCACCCTTCTGCCCATTCCAGGCGGGTTCTAAAGCACCTTGTTCAGCATAGGGGCCTCCCCATACGACTTGTTGCCGAGGTCATGAGAGACGGTCTCTTGTACTCAGACAACAAGTGCAATGCGGTCTTTCCGTGCCTCGACTCAAACGGGCAAATGCGGGGGGCTGTCCTGTGCGGGAGCAACCCCAACAGGCCCTTCAAAGGTATGGCTGCTGGAAGCGACTCCTCGTATGGTTGGCTGTGGGCACCAAAGAGCCCTTCCACATTGACAACCGTGACAGAGAGCCCGATCGATGCCATGTCGTTGGCCGTGCTTCGACCACTCGTTAGGGCAGGCCATCTCCTGAGCTTGAACGGTCTAAGGTGGCAGACTCTGACGCGGTTCCTGGTGTCGCGCGTCACGTAA